A genomic stretch from Camelus ferus isolate YT-003-E chromosome 17, BCGSAC_Cfer_1.0, whole genome shotgun sequence includes:
- the LOC116657315 gene encoding translation initiation factor IF-2-like: MARRPDRCPRSAQLAAPSARRPPRLPPVLQPSQPTMGSARSRMPPPPSAAVPGAPRLPASRAAAAALSAAPTPPAAPALPHVALTPALLNTRKLGAGLGRAAGGGSPSPRCGNEPNPERTEPLGFLRQPCVRGGEGSPRVFRVPARGRGGAGAGSARQGGEVDLPDSNRIRPNPFAAKAQTSHSQARPNACRGQGARPSWDCGYPACLLASSGQPGKWPLPRSYHLPRLHRSACVLGYQSSSCWAVPSGLDHSLGTRGRHAKRYSMSADSDKANCSPEPLILESLLDLTSSMRTEHSAPS, translated from the exons ATGGCGCGGCGCCCCGACCGCTGTCCGCGGTCTGCCCAGCTGGCTGCGCCCTCGGCTCGGCGGCCGCCGCGCCTCCCGCCCGTGCTGCAGCCGTCTCAGCCCACGATGGGCAGCGCGAGAAGCCGCATGCCGCCGCCGCCGTCCGCCGCTGTCCCCGGCGCGCCGcgcctccccgcctcccgcgCCGCCGCTGCCGCGCTCAGCGCCGCCCCAACcccgcccgccgcgcccgcccTGCCGCACGTAGCTCTGACGCCGGCCCTGCTCA ACACCCGCAAGCTCGGGGCGGGGCTCGGGAGAGCCGCAGGGGGCGGAAGCCCGAGCCCGCGCTGTGGCAATGAGCCGAACCCAGAGCGAACGGAGCCTCTCGGATTTCTGCGCCAACCCTGTGTTCGGGGCGGAGAAGGGTCTCCGAGAGTTTTCCGAGTCCCAGCgcgagggcggggcggggcgggcgctgGCAGCGCCAGGCAAGGGGGCGAAGTCGACCTCCCAGACTCTAATCGGATCAGACCTAATCCGTTCGCAGCCAAAGCCCAGACCTCTCACAGCCAGGCCCGCCCGAACGCATgccgggggcagggggcaagACCTTCCTGGGACTGCGGCTACCCTGCCTGCCTTCTTGCCTCTTCAGGGCAGCCTGGGAAGTGGCCTTTACCCCGCTCTTACCACCTCCCCAGGTTACATCGCTCCGCTTGTGTCCTGGGATACCAAAGCTCAAGTTGCTGGGCAGTCCCAAGCGGCCTAGATCACAGCCTAGGGACACGTGGACGCCATGCCAAGCGTTATAGTATGTCTGCGGACTCTGACAAAGCTAACTGCAGTCCAGAACCACTCATCCTCGAATCCCTGCTTG ATCTCACCAGCAGTATGAGGACTGAGCACAGCGCACCTAGTTAG